The Cygnus olor isolate bCygOlo1 chromosome 24, bCygOlo1.pri.v2, whole genome shotgun sequence sequence TTTTATTGTAGATGCATGCTTGTGGATAGAGAAAATAGCTGTCCCTACCAGCCTGCCTGAGGCGAGCTGTCTGGGGCAGGACCCACGCTCTGCAGTCAACGCAGCACAGGCAGACCCCGAGGGGGTTCGTGCAACACCAGTAGCTCGGCGCTGTCGCTGGTCAGAATTCGGCCACCGGCTGAGTCTATGGTCAAACAGTTCAATTTTTTGGGTGTTTTGTAATTGTGCAGGATGCTGAAAGCACTATGAATTTCTTTGGGTTTCTGAGGATAGTCTCCTAAATGCAGTTTCTTATACTGTTGGCTGAATATACAAAAGAAGCAACAAAGACTTATGAAGGACTGATTTATGAAGTCTTTCACTTTCTATATTTGAAGGGAAAAAGTATATAAGCTAGAGATGCATATCATAATTTCAGGCATGAAAAAAGGCCATATTTTTTGTGGGGAAAGGACCTACAAATTGAAGAGCGAAAAAGTAGTTTGGTCTTACAAATAGTATAAACCAAATACAGAGAGTAAGGGGCATCcaagaaagctgagaaaagatAGGACTGTTAGTAGTggaaatatattatatatatatataaaataaataaatatgtatggAAATAACCAGGCAAGAGGAACCTTGAGATCTtaatgaaacaagaaataagaTAGTTGAAAACTGATAGAATTATAAAGAGGGGAAGTTAACCATAGTACATCTTGTTCAAGTGCTGCAAAGTAACTGTTACAAATGAAGAGCAATGGCTTATCTCAAGATAAGGTTTTCCCTCCAAAGAAAAGGAACTCAGTACTGCAGTTTGTCATAATGAACTTGTAGTATTTGAACACGAGTTCTTGAAATCATCCTTAACTATTTTAAGCACTTCTGTTTAACATGAGCTGGGTTTTCTTCCTCAACAGATATAAAATAATCActacagaaagaagaatttggTGGGCACTGGGTTTGTGCTGGtctctgtccctgctggcaGGATTAATCCCCATGTTTGGATGGAACAAgctaaaacaaaagaacactGACTCTCTAACATGTGAATTTGTCTCTGTGATGAGGATGGATTACATGGTATATTTTGGGTTTGTGACATGGACCCTTGTCCCTCTGACCATCATGTGTGCTCTGTATGTTGAAATCTTTTACATCATCAGGATGAAGCTAAGCCAAGGTGCAAACAACGTGAGAGGGGCAGGAGCATTTTATGGACAAGAGTTCAAGACAGCCAAATCTCTAGCACTTGTTCTCTTCCTGTTTGCAGTATCCTGGTTGCCTCTGTGCATTATAAACTGCATCTCCTATTTTTACCCTGAATGTAAGATCCCCAAGCACTGGATTTACTTGGGAATCTTGCTGTCCCATGCCAATTCTGCCATGAACCCCATTGTCTATGCTTGCAGGATAAATAAGTTCAAAACCACttaccttttaattttaaggACCTATATCCTATGCAAAAAATCCCCAACAACACCAGACCCAGTTCTTACAGAACAAACAGCACATCAATAGTCATAAACATAGAATGAACGTTGGCCCGTCAGTGTATACCAGACCActgataaaatgctttaaaaaaaaacatgggaaTTTTACCTACTGTCttacacaaaatgttttatgataAGGGCAAACCCCTTGTACTCTATCTGATGTACATTTGACATTAAGCCTAAAAGGATCATTCACAATCTTCTGCGTTATTATACCCCAGCAAACTCTGCTTGATTGTAGCTGTACACCAAGCCCAGATCTTCCAGATAAGCATCTTCATTTAAGAGCACCTTCTAGTTTTTACTTATTGGCTTGAGCATTATTTGGCAGACCAGTAGCCCAAAGCACTGTTAACAAGgcagattttttcctccttgttccCTAGGTCAAATCTATGGCCAGCTGGTAAACACAATGCTTGTTAATTTCTAGTTTTAACTCAAGACCAAGAGGTCTTTTTGTTATCATTTTGGTTTCTCTTTTTGTCCAGTTACAGGCCCTTTACTTGCACACAACCACATTTGCCCCCAACGTTTTGTTCCAGTAGCATGTGTTCAATAAGGCTATAGCATTTCCTACAACACCTCCACCTGTGGATGAAAGACTGCATCATGAAATCATCCTCACCATGGGTCCCACTGCTGACCATCTCAGCTGAAAGGACAGAAGCTGAACTGCCTTTGGTGACTCTTCTTCTTTGGGGAAGATCCTGTCGTGGGAGTCTTTCATTATTTGGAAATTAAGATGGTGCTCATCCCAGAAGCCTGAAAAATGGACCTCAGACATAAAGCACCAGGCAGGAGCCAAGCTACACAAGAGCACACTTAAGCTATTGAGTGATGGGACGTGCTGGGGATAGGGGAGCATGCCAGGAGGAAgtgactgacaaaaaaaaaataaactaatgatATCTTTAGGTTATTCCCTCCTACCCCAGCTCCCTTACCAAGGATAGAATCAACTATGCCCATACAATCAAGTCTGCATTTTCCTAATTTGTTACTGAAAAGCATCCATTTTGGTGATTTTCCTGCACAGCATATTCCCATGATCTGTTCTCCCTACAAccagaaactgttttcttaacACCTGACAAAAATGCAATTTGCTGCAAATCTCCTTTGTAAACCAGTTGCTTTTTGCAGCCTGTTACAGATCTGAAGACTTACTCTGAACTGTATCTGAAGGTGTATGTGaatatatatgtctatatatgtatttattatatcatttcaaaatacagaaaagaccTGAGACAAattttgtccattttttccccacaaggaTTGGCTGGGTCTACTGACAATAGGATAAATGCgttttttttgttattggtAATACAGCAGCTCGCAAAGCAGGCATGTTGTCACTGACTACTCTTACACCCTTCGTCTTCTGTACAACTAGACGATAAATTCAAGTCTGGTCAACTTGTGCTGCAGTCATTGTGCCAAACTTTCATGAAGGACAATAAATATTATATGGATTTAATGTGAACTCAACCTGTTCTTCTCCGTGACAATCTAAAAAACAGCCTGCATGAAATCCTTGCACTGCTTTGGTACGTGTCCTGCCTAGGACAGCTCAGAAATTGCAGTAAATATTACACCATAGTTTGCACAGCCTGTTTTTAGGGAACATGGGTCAGGCTGAAAATAGATCTTTGAAGGCAAGGCTATTTTTTATCcatctttaaataataaaagtggtctttaaagaaaaaaaaaaaaaaaagcaatgcaccATTCTGTGTTATTTGGTTCAGtaagctgaaaggaaaaatgttggtGTCTCTTCCTTTAGCTAAGATCAGACATCTCGGTTTATATCTGATGTAATCCTTGTCACAGACCAAAACTGCCCTGTTACACAGTTTCACTCTATTAATAAACAAGCTAGTGAAGAAAGTACATAAGTACATCAGAATTCTGCTACATAATCTCTCTTTATCGGTAGATGGAACTGAttgctttcagcagaaaaagaggccccaaacaagcagcagaaagttATGAATAACGCAAGGCCACCTTCGCTCATGCGTTTCTTGAAAAGTGCAAAAACCAGGGAACAACATCCCGGCACCACATCCCCAGCAGGCTGCCCGACAACCTCCACGCGGACAAGGCAGACGGACAGGGAGAAAGCACAGAGGGCTGGGAGCGGGGGAAGCCCACGGGAGGAAGGCGAGCAGCTCCCCGGGGGGAGCCCAGCGGCGGCTCCGCGCATCCCCACGGGGCTCGGTGCCCACCTCAGCCCgagccgggggcagccccccctgCACACAGCCGTGTCCTGCTGCGGGACGGGCTCCGTGGGCTCCTGCCGTGGGCTCCTGCCGCTGGCTCCGGCCGCCTGCAGGGCTGCACCGTGCGCTGCCCCGGGGGTGCCGCGGGCTGGAGGAGCCCCTGAGGGTGCGGGTCCCCGGTTCTCACCGCCGGCAGCTACCCTGGAGGCGCTGGCGGTGGTGCTCAGCCCCGACGGAGGGCTACGAAGCACGGGTGCTGCTCCCGGCCCCGTAGAACGGCAGCAGCTTTACCCGCGACGCCTCTCAAGCCGGCCTCCGGAAGGCGACCGCGTTCGCGCACCTGATTTTCGGTGGTCCCCCAACCCGAGGGGGGTGGCGGGGGTGGAGCAAACGCCCTGCAGGTCGGAGAGCCCCGAGCTCCGCCGcggcctcctgctgccccccagcGGCACGGCCTCGCCGCGCGGAGGAGGCTGCGCGACCGCGGGGGGCCGCTCCCCGCAGGGATGCTCCGGGCAGCAACACCCGAGTTGTTGTTCCATCTATTTCCGTAACTTCAGACTGTCACGGTGAACGTGCACGTCATAGGTGAACCGACGGGGAAGCAGGCATTTGCATGCAGGTGTGGCATTATCATACCTTAGTCCGGTTATTAACTAACCGGAGCAGCTGGCAGTccaaaaggcaagaaaaatgcTCTAGTCGGTGACGGAGCAAGGAAATAAGGGCTCAGACGTGAACAGATGCAGAGAAACATTCCCATTTTTTAGTTCTCCTCGGCCATCCAAAGCAGCAGACAAAACACATGGAAACTTTGCAAGTTTCTTTACAACCCTACAGAAACTTAGAAACTTTAGAAACTTTACAACTCTACAAGTAGTCACTGAGATGTCTGCAGGTGAGGAAGCACAATGCAAAAAGCAATTTGCCTACAGCTGTTGGCAAGGAGACAGGAACAGGAGACGTTATTTTCCCCTTACGGCTATAAAATCAGCAGACGTTACAGATGTCAGTATTGTCATTGCGTAGAGCACTGCAGGCCTTGATGCAATGCTTGTGGCAGCTTTTGATGTGCAGAAAGCGCAGAGGTCTTCGTTTCACCAGAAGTTTCATCATCACACAGGCCTCACTTTCGGCCTGGGCTTGATGACCACAGTGGCATAGGAAACCTCATCCTAGGGATGTGAAAGAAGTTACAAATATTGGAGAAAGTGCAAATGTTACATTTCAGCAcagatttcctgtttttaatttgtccTCAATGCTATGGACCGCGATCGGTCACATCCTGCCCCTGCATGTGGGAAAGCCGCTAAGTGCGGTGCTGGATCAGGGTGGTTAGCC is a genomic window containing:
- the LOC121059122 gene encoding LOW QUALITY PROTEIN: adenosine receptor A3-like (The sequence of the model RefSeq protein was modified relative to this genomic sequence to represent the inferred CDS: deleted 2 bases in 1 codon) yields the protein MSALCSSSQDRSGTGDVPSNISQVLSSMDAIYIGAEFLVALFAALGNILVIWVVKLNSAFQNTTMYFIVSLALADIAVGVLVIPLAIVVSLRVSIDFYSCLFMCCLIVIFTNASILSLLAIAVDRYLRVKLPIRYKIITTERRIWWALGLCWSLSLLAGLIPMFGWNKLKQKNTDSLTCEFVSVMRMDYMVYFGFVTWTLVPLTIMCALYVEIFYIIRMKLSQGANNVRGAGAFYGQEFKTAKSLALVLFLFAVSWLPLCIINCISYFYPECKIPKHWIYLGILLSHANSAMNPIVYACRINKFKTTYLLILRTYILCKKSPNTRPSSYRTNSTSIVINIE